A window of Malania oleifera isolate guangnan ecotype guangnan chromosome 2, ASM2987363v1, whole genome shotgun sequence genomic DNA:
AAACCCTAAGAAAACTCTAAAATTCTTTTCCTTTTTGCCAGCAACCCCTCCTTTTAATTTGCATGGGCTTCAAAGCTTATGCATTTCCCAATTTTAttcttcctaaaaaaataaaataaaggataGGCCCAATAAAAATGGAACTTGATTCCAGGAATAAGAGGACTTGGACTCAAATTTTAAACCAAAAGACCCGATAAAAAAAGTGGACTTAATTTTAAACTAATAAAGACTCAAATTAATTAAATGACCAGGACtcagttttttaaaaataaaagaaatcaattttgaaattaaaggaccCAATTAAAAATAACTGGTACtcgaaattgaaaataaaaggacttgatttttgaaataactgagactcattttttaaaaactctagacttaatttaaaaataactgGACTCAGACCGGATACTCCCATTCCTAGAATACAAAGTCGACTTTTATTATGAAGGGTCTTCCCAACCcggcttggttaaaattggggtgtttacaTAAGGGATGGTAAAAGGGGTAGTGATTGACCTATAATCACTAAAAATGAGatagtaagtaaggatttaatagttttgaatttgtcaaaaaaaaaaaaaaaaatggtccatgattacatgaattgacagaaaatgatttatataactAATCtcatctagtgggacttaagacttgattttgttgttgtgtaGGCATTGAAAAACAAAttgtaaattttgaaaattaattagacaaagtaaaataaatttagttgGCTAACAATTTTAACGAGctcaataaattaaaaaaaaatcttgggTTTTAGCAAGAAAGTGGAGCTTTGCGCTTAAGTAACAAAAATGCAATTTGTTCACTCTATAAATTTCGTACATTTGCcaaaggttttagggtttgacaTAGTCTTAGTTTTCCTTATAAATACTTTCTACGGTTTCTTCAAAAGCttcccgaaaaaaaaaaaaaaatcgaaagaAAGCACACATCAATAACCtcatataaaatttttttatattaggTATTGCTAAAAGTGGGGGATTATTTGAGTTGGGTTATTCTATCCTTGAGAAtatgttataaaaaaaattatataattgtaAAGTAGATCAAGAATGAAGCAAAAATGGGTGTTATTATGTTAAACACAAAATAAAATGAGAATAGAGATTCTTATTataaagttaaaaaataataatatcattctCATCCCATTCCTCTCTTgcattaataaaatttttttccaCTATTGTTTAATTTACGATGATGATCCTTTTCTTTCTTACATATATAAGTTATCAAATCTCAATTTATGTtataatcatttaatttttaggAACACTTACTACATGAACCAAGAATAACCTAAGAAAGCTTATCAAACTAGCGTTGTTTGTGTCAATAAGATGCTACCAAATGCTTCACTTGATATCAACAACACACTTTTGGCCACCTTGCATAAAGTTCCAGATAAATGTCacaaaaaattacaataatagcCTATGTCATCATGGTTGATGTTGCTATAGCTTTTGGAAACATCAATGGATTCTATATTTTAAATAAACGTCTTAaagttttactttattttataCGTAACAATTCCAAAACTTCACCAGCTTGCAATTTCTTGGAGTTTCGAAGTTGTCTAAATTCCTCGTAAGTAAAAGGAACAAAAAGGCGGGGGTGTTCTGCGTCCACAAATTCTGATGGGGCTTCTACCAGTGCATTCCTAGGTGCCAAGAGGAATGTAGCAATTGACAGACGCTTGGATCCTTCCTTGCACTGTACTCGGTGTTTCACATTATAAACTCGTCCATTGCTCCACACCTTCACATGCATAtcattgtcattattattattacaaaaataCTTACATTGTGTTTGAAAGTATGAATTTCGgattttagatttggatttgaatgaatttgaacaaaattcaatacaattttgtattgcattttgtttgaATTTACATAAATCCTAACCCAAACTGTCTCAACATATAGTGTCAATATTGGTAGAGACACAAAAcattatcataataattttttactCCACTCAATTGATAAATTCAACATTTTCTTAATTAGATAGCTTCGAGTTTTAAAGGCTGCAAAGCAGATCGCCGCATTCAAATGGAGAGGTGTAGAGCTCATTATCAGATGGATTAGTCTGATACACCATCATAgcacaaaaaacccaaaaaagaaaacaagaaattaATAAGATGAAACTAAATTTACTAACCGTAGCAACGTCACCAAGGTTGACAAGAAGGGTGTCGGGGATGGGGTCGATGGATACAAACTCGCCAGACTTGTCCAGAGCTTCAAGACCACCAACATTTTCATCTTCAAGGAGTAGGGTGAGGAAACTGGAGTCAGTGTGCATTTGTACGCCGGAGAAACCTATAGAGGCTAGAGAGAAGTTATATTTGTTTATCCTGAACTGGCAAGGCCATCCTTCAAACAAATCATCACAAATTGCCGTTGGTAGCCCCATGCTTTTGGCCAGCTTGCATGCAATGTCCTTCGCTAGCTTGCTAATGGCTTCACCATACCTCTTCATTATTTCACTGTTGGTAATTAGGAGTACTCGTTAAAGGAGTTACTTTAACATTTTGTTTGCTTGAAAGCATATATGCatcaaatttatttaatttatcttaaatgaagaaaattttatgTCACAACTATTTCATGTTAGCACTCTCATATGATTAATGCGTCAGTTAGTACTGAATTGTGTTGTAAATTGACGAATAGTTCCTAGTTGCAACCGTTAGTTAAAAGGAAAATCAGATAAATTGTGGGCAAAATGTGGAATGAATATAAAAACTACACAATgtttattcaaataattttttggaTCAAACTAATTAAATATAGGATTTAACCATGGTCAAAATGGATCAACAATTCCCAAGTTGGCATTACTATAGATTTTAACAATTAGTGATCTTCTAGTCATGGTCATAGAATGTTGTCACTATAAGCATATCCTCTTCCAATAGCATATATAGTTGTGCTTAAAGCATGACTTTTTAGTCAATGTcacttttaaaaattatcacaTGAGATAGTTGCTGCTAAGTGGACTTCCAATTATTGTGAAAGTTAAGCAAGAAATGAAGTTTGGACTGTTTCACaactaaaaatactgtaaaaaatTTTATGTTTTGTAGGGATCTTTAACTATCATGTTCTTCACATATATATATGGCAACTctaatgctgaaaataaaagatAAACTATAACATACACATACCAGAATCGTTCATGGTGTATACAAACCGAGAAGAACGCAACTAGAATTGTTTCTCTCACTTCACCCCGATCTCTTTTTCTATGCTTCACCAGATTTATGAGATTATGGCTGATGATTAGAACCAAGGTAGAGAGAGGACAATCCTACTTATTTCTTTTCTTAGTTCACTCTCCTAAGCATGTAGGAAAATCTTAAGTATGTAGGAAAATAAACTTTCTGCAGCTACTCCCCATAACAACAACTAAAAATAGGAAACCCTTCAACTTCTTAGTTGTTCATCTCACTCATACATTTTCAAAGCAAGCCATTTAATCCAACCTTTACCATAGGGGACACATACCCTTCATGTGGGACCCAagtcattcatgtgggacatatcctttgggatatatccaacattctcccacttggcccatatgaatgaCTTTAATTTGGATTAACAAGATAACCATAATATATGCACAATTATTAGCTTATACATATTTTTAGtgagattaccataatatcatagTTAAACAATTTACTAACACGAGTCATGACGGTAAATATCATTAAAGCGACATCTTCCATTCCATGTACTACAAATGCTAGCAAATCATCTTACTATAATTCTTTATAGGAAGCAACCATAATGTCCCTATAATatctttgtcaaagaccattcCTGTTAACAATAATCCATCTCCATAATTATGTAATTGATGGTAAACAAGAAACAATGTTCAGAAACACCATTATCGATATCAATATACatgttatagaacaaaacataaaaaTCCACACTTATACATCAAAGATTACAACAAACACccatgtgatcagcatgttcCCTAAATGTCTTCAGTGCCAATCCTTAgttaaaggatctgctatcatgGGCTCAGTCCTTATATGTTCTTTAAGCATTGTCTGTTTCCGAACTTCCTTCTTAACGACCAAATATTTGAGCTCTATATGCTTAGCGCCATTAGAATATTTGtcctttttggagaaaaaaactgttgcagaattatcacaataaattctcagcGCTTGGCTTCAAAGTCTTGAGATAAACTTCCGCAACCACAAAACATGAATTGTGGCCTCAATGCATGCCACAAATTCAACTTCCATAGTAGATGTTGCGATGATAGTCTATTTGGCACTCTTAcatgatattgctcctccagCTAATACGAACAAATAACCATAAGTGGACTTTTGACTATCAAAGTATCCAGCAAAATCTGAGTTGGAGTAACCAACCACCTCCAATTGATCTGATCTTTGATATGTGAGCATGCAGTGTCTCGTTCCTTTTAAATATCTCAAAACCTTCTTTGCAGCTTTCTAATGCTCCATTCCAGGATTACTTTGGTATCCCTCGAGCATCCCAACTGCAAAAACTGATATCTGGTCTCGTACAAGTTtgcacatacatcaaacttcctacaatagatgcaaaaggaatatttttcattattttcttttctaattcattCCATGGACAATCCTTTGTAttgaacttgtcccctttacaaattGGAGCAGGAGTTGCATTACAGTCAGCCATATTAAATCTTTCTCGAACTTTATTGATGTATCCCTTCTGAGACAACCCTAACAATCCACGTGATCTATCACAGAATATTTCAATCCCTATCACgtaagttgcctcacccatatctttaattttaaagttcatagaaagaaatttcttggtgtcattCAGTAAACCAAGATCTTTACTGGCAagcaaaatatcatcaacatatagaattAGAAAGATAAACTTTATCCCACTGACCTTTAGAAATATACACCGATCAACGGTATTTTTCTTAAATCCAAATGTCGTGATGGTATCATGGAACTTAAGATACCATTGTGtagaagcttgtttaagtccatatattgacTTCTTTAGTTTAAAAATCATATGCTCCTTTCCTTCAATCATtaaacctcttcaggaagataCTTATACACCTCTTCgtctaaattcccatttagaaaagcagatttcacatccatttggtgtaactgtaaatcaaaatgagccaccaaagccatTATGATTCTAAGAGAGTCCATTTTAGATACAGAAGAGAACATCTCTTCGTAATCAACACCTTCCCTTtgagtgaaaccctttgctacaagtctaactttatatcgttcaatatTGCCATTGCAgtcgtgtttggtcttaaagacccaaTTAcacccaactattttaaaacctttaGGCAAATCAACGGTGTGCTAGACTTTATTCTGTTCCAtggatttcaactcatcatttatgacATTGACTCACTTTTCAGAATCATTACTTTCAATAGCTTGTGAAAATGTAATTGGATCCTTACTAGTTCCTTAATCATAATCAAATTCTTGCAGGTATACCAAACAATCATCTGAAATAGCTGATCTCCTTAGCCTCtgagatctccttaatgctatTTCCTATGATTGCTCTACAATTGGTTCAATGTTGACATCTTCATTACGAAGTGATAGATCACCAAATTGTTGTTTAATGTTATCATACCATTCAATAACTGAGGGAACAACAATATTTGTTAAAGGTCCAGATATCGGGATAGGAACCCAaatttctttaatgaccacattACGTGATACATCACTCCTAGTAACTTCACCGTTCTTAAGGAACTTTGCATTACCGGTTTCAACTATTCTCATACTATGGTTAGGatagtaaaacctataccctttagACTTTTCTGGGTATCCAATGAAGTACCCACTCACAGTTCTAGAATCTAATTTCTTTTAGTTTGGATTATATATAGATTCTAACCTCTTCTagacaaccccaaacatgaaagtgcCTTAAACTCGGTTTCCTCCCTGTCCAAAATTTAAAAGGAGTTTTCTGACctgccttactaggaacccgaTTAAGCACATAAACAATTTTTTTAAGGGCctccatccataatgaaatgggcACTAGGGAGTTACttaacatactcctaaccatATCCATAAGAGTACAACTAcgcctttcaactacaccattttgttgaggcgTACCAGACATTGTGTATTGTGCACAAATACCATGCtcttctaggaatttagcaaatggaaCTTGACATTGTTTACAtccatcatacctaccataatatTCACCACCTCCATCAAATCTAATGATTTTCACCTTCCTATTTAGCTGTCGCTCAACTTCAGCAATATATGTTTTTAAAGCATCTATTGACTGAGACTTTTCATTGAACAAATAGACATGACCATAACATGAAAAATGatcaataaaggtgataaaatatttttctccaacaGAAGATGGTGAGTCAAAAGGTTCGCATACATTAGTATGAACAATTTCTAGAAGATTT
This region includes:
- the LOC131148832 gene encoding 2-oxoglutarate-dependent dioxygenase DAO-like → MAGGLPVIDLNDFPKQSQKLVEACEEWGCFRVINHKIPTDLMKEMRSVAEDLLDLPTEIKQRNGDVIAGSGYMAPSEINPFYEALGLYNICSSKAVDDFCAQLDASPRNCEIMKRYGEAISKLAKDIACKLAKSMGLPTAICDDLFEGWPCQFRINKYNFSLASIGFSGVQMHTDSSFLTLLLEDENVGGLEALDKSGEFVSIDPIPDTLLVNLGDVATVWSNGRVYNVKHRVQCKEGSKRLSIATFLLAPRNALVEAPSEFVDAEHPRLFVPFTYEEFRQLRNSKKLQAGEVLELLRIK